CCTTCTTAACACTCTAATAAACCATTTTGAATTTCCAAGCCACCTACCATTTACCCTTAAAACATATTCATGTACTAAATCAGCTAATAAATTTGCGATGAACAATTCTTCTTCTCTCTTTGTTGCACCAATGAAATCATCCAAAGTATCCGTAATAAAATAGCGTTTCTGTTTCATCGTTTCTTCTGACCATTTCTCTGGTCCTTTATTTAATAATTCATTCGCTTCTCTTTTGAGTATCTCTACAATTTCATCTTTACCTTTTAATTCAATCCCTTCTGAAACTAATTGAGGTAATGAAGGTCGCCCGCGCTCACAATCACTTTTAAAAAAGGTTTTGTACGTTTCAAAATTATGTACGAATACTTCAACAGGCCAGCCATTACTATAGAAAGATTCTCTATAACAAGATGACAAACTTTGGTCAAATATTACAATATCAAGGTCAGATGTTTTCGTAGCCTCTCCTCTAGCAACACTTCCCCCTAGTAAAGCAACATCACAATTCGAAAATTGTGATGTAATAATACTTCGTGCCGCTTCAATTGGTTTCATAGCCTTTCTCCTTCTCATATTTTACTTTCTTCTTTTCAGCTCTTTCTCGTGTCTTTTTAATATAGGATTCTGCATCTGGTGTTTTGCATGACGTTTCACCGTGATCAACTTCTACTTTTCCAACTTCACGTGAGATTTCAATTGCTTGTTGCTCTAAAGCTTCATTTCGAACCCCTACCGCAATTAAAGCTCTATTCATCGCTTCTCTTTTACGATTTTTTTCATTATGTATATGAACTTTAATCTCTTCTAAATACGGTAAGAAAAAATCATCGTCTAACGTTTTATTTTTTATTGCGATATTCGCTAATAATGACCAACCAGCTCTTCCAATCCATTCATCATCAGACTTCGTCCATTCTTCCATTCTTTCTATCGCGATTGGCGACGTACATATA
This Bacillus mycoides DNA region includes the following protein-coding sequences:
- a CDS encoding nucleotidyltransferase domain-containing protein, yielding MKPIEAARSIITSQFSNCDVALLGGSVARGEATKTSDLDIVIFDQSLSSCYRESFYSNGWPVEVFVHNFETYKTFFKSDCERGRPSLPQLVSEGIELKGKDEIVEILKREANELLNKGPEKWSEETMKQKRYFITDTLDDFIGATKREEELFIANLLADLVHEYVLRVNGRWLGNSKWFIRVLRRYDEQYAEHFVAAFDHFYKTEEKNELITFVESTLDQYGGRMFEGFSIGK
- a CDS encoding DNA alkylation repair protein — encoded protein: MLLEEVMQQLEEYGTEQTRKTYKNHGAKEPLFGVSFANLKLLKKKIKKDHDLAISLWETKNMDAMTLATMVLDPKKLTSEQLNRWVQDVDYYCLMDVLMTAICTSPIAIERMEEWTKSDDEWIGRAGWSLLANIAIKNKTLDDDFFLPYLEEIKVHIHNEKNRKREAMNRALIAVGVRNEALEQQAIEISREVGKVEVDHGETSCKTPDAESYIKKTRERAEKKKVKYEKEKGYETN